GTCGACATCCGCATCGATGCGCTGAATCACGGCGGGCTGATCGCCAACCGATATCTCGTCGGCCTCGGCGGCGGCGCGAGCCTCCGCGAGTTCGTCTTTGAGACGGTCGATCTGCTTGCCGCGTTCCTTCCACTCGGTGAAGAAGCGTTCGGCCGTCTCGGGGACCTCCTGTGGATTCACGTCCAAGACATCGGCGGCGTCGTACAGCGCATCCTCGGTGCGCTGGGTCGACTCGATGGCCGCCTCGCCGGCCGCAAAGACGATTCGCTCGACGCCGTCCTGAACTGGTTCGGTCTTACGAATCTTGATCGCGCCGACGTTGCCGGTCCGGCTAACGTGGGTGCCACCGCAGGCCTGAACATCCTCGCCGATGTGGATCAGTCGGATGTTGGTCCCCGGTGGGATGCCACCCTGATACAGGTCAAACCCGTGTTCCTCTTGGGCCTCGTTGCGGTGGGGCCACTCCTGTGTGACCGAGATGTTGTCCCGCACGAGTTCGTTGGCGATCCGTTCGATCTCTGTGACCTCCTCGCGCGTAATGCGCTCGTAGTGCCGAACGTCGAGTCGTGAGGAGTTGATCCCTTTCTGAGCGCCTGCCTGCCGAATATGCTCACCGAGGACCTTTCGGGTCGCGTGACCGATGATGTGAGTCGCCGTGTGGTGGCTCATCAGTCGACGCCGCCGGTCGGCGTCGATCTGGCCACGGACGAACTCGCCCTTGCCCGGATCACGATCCGTGCGGTGGAGGACGACGCCGTCGACGATCTGGACATCGTCGACCTCGGCGGTGGCCTCCTCGCTGGTCAGCGTCCCGTGGTCGGCGGGCTGGCCACCACCCTCGGGGTAGAACATCGTCTGATCGAGAACGACATCGTAGCCCTCGTCGGCCTCGAACACGTCGAGGACGACCGCCTCGAACTCCATCCGCTCTTGGTTGTCGTAGTAGAGTTTATCAGTCTCCGGGAGATCACCCAGTCGTTCGTCCTGTTCAGAAGACGTGGTTGCCTCACCGGCCTCATCGTGGCGCGCGGCGACCAGCGAGTAGAAGTCATCCGGAATCTCGACGGTCGCATCGCGCTCGGCGGCGATCTCGGCGACCATATCCGGCTGAATTCCGTGGGAGTCGTACAGTTCGATCAGCTGGTCGACCGGAATCGACTCGTCGGTTCCGGCGTAGTCGTCGGCCAACTGTTCGACTTTCCGGGAGCCGCGTTCCAGCGTTTCGCGGTATTTGGCCTCCTCAGTCCGGACAATATCGCGGATCGTATCACGATTCTCGTATTCCAGCCGGGTGGCCTGCATATCCACGAGTTCGTCCAGCGGCGCGTCGACGCCGACGTTGTCGACGAGGCGCTTCGTTCGCCGCAAGACCATTCGGGCGAGATAGCCCGTGCCGACGTTCGAAGGGACGATCCCGTCGCCGAACATGTAAGCCAGCGCCCGGCAGTGGTCGGCGATAGCGTAGATGTCCTCCAGCGGCTCCATGAGTTCGGTGAGTCGGTCGACAGAGACGTCTAAGCGGTCAGCGATCTCTGCTCTCGCGCTGTCCATGTCGTCGGCCTCGTCGATATCCATGTGGCCCGCGAGTTTGGCGACCCGGTGGATGAGCTGTTCTTCCTCGTTGGTGTGATCAATATCAGCGTGATCTTTGAGGAAGGCGATCATCTCGGGGTAGATCGCCTCGTAAACCGTCGGGGTGCCTTGGCTCATCCACGTCCAGCGTTCGAGGCCATAGCCGGTGTCGACGATGTAGGTGTCCATCTTCGAATACCGGTTGCCGTCTTTCATCTCGTATTCACCCTCCGAGTCCTGCTCCATCGACATGAAGACCAGCGTGGCGAGCTCCGCGCCTTTATAAATGACCTCGATGGCTGGGCCAGCGTTGCCGCCGCCAACCCACGGATCTTCGATGTAGGTGATCTCTTCGAGATCAGCACCGAGAGACTCGAAGAGGCCATCACAGAACTCGACGGTTTCGTCCTTCCAGTAGACCTCGCCCTCGTAGGCATACTCTCCCTCGGCCTCGGCGCGGGCGTTGAACGCGTGGTGGGCCATCATCTCGAAGGCCATCGTGTGTCGACCCGTTTTGCCGACATTGTCGATGTCCTGCATCCGAATGCAGGGCTGGGAGATACAGAGCGGGTTGGCCGGTGGTGGTGTCTGGCCGCTGGTGACGAGTGGTTGGAAATCGTAGATAGATGCTTGGGTCAGAAGCACGTCGTCACGCCAGCGGTTTGCAGCGACCGGGTAGGGCTCGATTCGCTCGTGGTCGTGGTCCTCGAAATACGAGAGGAACGCCTCGCGCATCGTTTCGAGGGTGTGTTCCTCGTCGAAACTCGGGTCATCAATAAATCGGTAGTCCTCACACGGCGGCTCACCGCAGAGTTCGCGGTCGTGGTCGCGCGTCCAGAAGTGTGCCCCACACGAGGAACACTCCCGGCGCACGAAGTCTTCGGCCTCGAAGTAGTCGAGGCGGTACTCCTGCTCTAGATTACTCATTACTCCTGTTTGGCGCATGAGGTTCTAAAAGGGTTCGGACAACGGCTTGACGACGCTAACCCCGGAATCCGGTATAAAAACAGCCGCCGAAGGTGAAGTTATTCAGCCACGGCGACACCACGGGGTGTATGGACTCACGAATCCGCCAACACGCCGAAACAATCGTCGACCACTCGGTCGACCTTCAGGAAGGCGACCGTGTCGTTATTCAAGTCCCAAAAGAGGCCGAAGACCTCGCTGTTGCGCTCCACGAACTGTGTGGGGAACGCGGCGCGATTCCGATCTGGTTGGCCCACTCCCAGCGGGCCTCGCGGGCCTACCTCCGGGCCGGTGGCGAGGAGTACGAAACCCCCGATCACCAACAGGCCCTCTTCGAGGAAACTGATGCGTTCATCATCGCCCGCGGCGGCCCCAACGTCACTGAAACCAGCGACGTGCCACCCGAGAACAACGCGGCCTACAAGCGAGCGGTGCGGCCAGTCCAAGAGGAACGTCTCTCGAAACGCTGGTGTTTGACGCAGTTTCCGACCAGCGGCCACGCCCAACTCGCGGGGATGAGCACCGAGGGGTACGAAAATTTCGTCTGGGACGCTGTGAGTCTCGACTGGGAGGCCCAACGCGAGTTCCAGGCTCAAATGGTCGACCGCCTTGACGCCGCCGACGAAGTCAGGATCGTCGCCGGCGAGGAGACCGACATCCGCTTTTCTATCGCCGGCAATCCGACACTCAACGATTACGCCGAAAAGAACTTGCCGGGTGGTGAGGTGTTTACCTCGCCGGTCGTCGACAGCGTCGAGGGATCGGTCTACTTCGATGTGCCACTCTATCGGCAGGGCAGAAAGATCGAGGACGTCCGGCTCACCTTCGAAGACGGCGAAGTGGTCGACCACAGCGCCGAGAGCGGCGAGGACCTCCTTACTGAAATCCTGAACACCGACGATGGCGCACGCCGCATCGGCGAGTTCGGCGTCGGAATGAACCGCGCTATCGATCAGGTGACCTACAACATGCTGTTCGACGAGAAGATGGGCGACACGATCCATCTCGCAGTTGGGTCGGCATACAAGGATACCGTCGGTGAGGGCAACGAGCGCAACGAGTCGGCCGAACACGTCGACATGATCGTCGACATGAGCGAGGACTCCCGAATCGAACTCGATGGCGACATCGTCCAACAGGACGGAACGTTCGTCTTCGAAGAGGAATAGTATCTTTCGGAGTCGGCGTCGACTACTCGTCGACGAGGTGGGCCTCAACGCGGTCGATCAGCTGTTCGTTGCCAAGGTGGACAGGCACACGCTGGTGAACCTCAGTGGCCTCGACATCCAAGATCGATTGGGTTCCGTCCGAGGACGCGCCGCCAGCACACTCGATGATGTAGGCCATCGGAATCCCTTCGAATTCGAGGCGAAGCTTTCCGTTGGGCGACGACTGGAGTGCGGGATACGAGAAGATCCCACCGTAGGTCAGTACCTGATTCACGTCGGCGACCATCGAACCGCCGTACCGAAGCTTGTACTCGTCTTCGACCTCGTCGATAAACGCCGAAAAGCCGGGCGTCCAGTCGGGAGCACGGCCACCCATCCCATAGACGGTCGGCTCCTCGGGGAGCTGAACGCTCTCGGTGATAACCTCACTCTCACCGTTTTCGACCATGTATTCGGTAAGTGTGCCGTTGCGGGCGACCGACATCGTCATGATCGGGCCGAAGAGGACGAAGCCGGAGGCCAGCAGCTCGTCGCCACCGGCCGGAAGCTCACCCTCGTAGACGGCGATGATCGTTCCCATTGGACTGTTGGGTTTGAGGTTCGACGAGCCATCGAGTGGGTCGAGGGCGACCGTCACACCCTCGCCGTGGTCGAGTGGTTCGGCCTGCTCCTCACTGGCGTAGAACCCAACACCGTCAATTGCGCCGAGTGCCTCTTCGAGGAGTTCGTCGGCGTAGGCGTCGGCTTCCATCTGCGTCTCGCCGCTGGGGTTCGTTTCGGTACTTTTGGTCCGTCGACCGGGCAGCGAAGCCCGGATTTCGGGGGCGAGTTCGGCAAGCGTTTCGAAGATATCGTCCAAGACCGCCTCGTGGTCGGAGTCAGTAGTTGGTGAACTCATTACTCAAGGGCCGCCGGATTGGTTGGTTCGGATCCCATCACGTCGAGTGCGTCTTTCACACTGGCTTCCTCAAAGATTACGGCTTCGAGTCCGTCGAGGATCTGTTCTGGATTGTCGCGCTGGAAAACGTTTCGACCGACTGCAAGCCCGTTGGCTCCGGCATCCATCGCGTTGCGGACTGTCGCCAAGAAGTCTTGATCGTCGGTCTTCGAGCCACCGCTCATGACGACCTTGGAGTTGCCGGCCATGGTGACCGCGTGGTTCATCGCCTCCGGCGAACCGGGGTATTTGACCTTCGTGATGTCGGCACCGAGTTCGAGACCGAGTCGCGTCGAGTAGGCGATGGTGTCGGGAGTCGTCGCGTTTTTCAGGCCCTGTCCGCGCGGGTAGGACCACATAACGACACCGAGATCGTGTTCACGGGCGGCCTCCTGGGCCTCGCGGAACTCTTCGACCATCTCGATCTCGTGGTTCGAGCCGCCGTAGACCGTGAACCCAATCGCGTCGGCACCGACCTCGGCGGCGTTTTCGACCGTCCAGTTGACCGACGAGTTCGGTTCTCCCATCCAGAGGTTCGAGGTGCCGTTGAGTTTCGCCAGGAGCGTCACGTCATCCTCGTAGGACGGGTAGTAGCCCTCGGCGATCCCCTTCTGGACGGCAACCGCAGTCACCGCGTC
This sequence is a window from Halohasta litchfieldiae. Protein-coding genes within it:
- the alaS gene encoding alanine--tRNA ligase translates to MSNLEQEYRLDYFEAEDFVRRECSSCGAHFWTRDHDRELCGEPPCEDYRFIDDPSFDEEHTLETMREAFLSYFEDHDHERIEPYPVAANRWRDDVLLTQASIYDFQPLVTSGQTPPPANPLCISQPCIRMQDIDNVGKTGRHTMAFEMMAHHAFNARAEAEGEYAYEGEVYWKDETVEFCDGLFESLGADLEEITYIEDPWVGGGNAGPAIEVIYKGAELATLVFMSMEQDSEGEYEMKDGNRYSKMDTYIVDTGYGLERWTWMSQGTPTVYEAIYPEMIAFLKDHADIDHTNEEEQLIHRVAKLAGHMDIDEADDMDSARAEIADRLDVSVDRLTELMEPLEDIYAIADHCRALAYMFGDGIVPSNVGTGYLARMVLRRTKRLVDNVGVDAPLDELVDMQATRLEYENRDTIRDIVRTEEAKYRETLERGSRKVEQLADDYAGTDESIPVDQLIELYDSHGIQPDMVAEIAAERDATVEIPDDFYSLVAARHDEAGEATTSSEQDERLGDLPETDKLYYDNQERMEFEAVVLDVFEADEGYDVVLDQTMFYPEGGGQPADHGTLTSEEATAEVDDVQIVDGVVLHRTDRDPGKGEFVRGQIDADRRRRLMSHHTATHIIGHATRKVLGEHIRQAGAQKGINSSRLDVRHYERITREEVTEIERIANELVRDNISVTQEWPHRNEAQEEHGFDLYQGGIPPGTNIRLIHIGEDVQACGGTHVSRTGNVGAIKIRKTEPVQDGVERIVFAAGEAAIESTQRTEDALYDAADVLDVNPQEVPETAERFFTEWKERGKQIDRLKDELAEARAAAEADEISVGDQPAVIQRIDADVDELRATANALVEEGKIAVLGSGEGGSAVFVVGVPDAAGINAGEVVGELAGRVGGGGGGPPDFAQGGGPDVDALDDALEAAPEILRGVLNA
- a CDS encoding class I fructose-bisphosphate aldolase — encoded protein: MIPHADEAITRDDKSLILAYDHGLEHGPVDFEPNPATADPDRVFELATHDAVTAVAVQKGIAEGYYPSYEDDVTLLAKLNGTSNLWMGEPNSSVNWTVENAAEVGADAIGFTVYGGSNHEIEMVEEFREAQEAAREHDLGVVMWSYPRGQGLKNATTPDTIAYSTRLGLELGADITKVKYPGSPEAMNHAVTMAGNSKVVMSGGSKTDDQDFLATVRNAMDAGANGLAVGRNVFQRDNPEQILDGLEAVIFEEASVKDALDVMGSEPTNPAALE
- a CDS encoding class 1 fructose-bisphosphatase; translation: MSSPTTDSDHEAVLDDIFETLAELAPEIRASLPGRRTKSTETNPSGETQMEADAYADELLEEALGAIDGVGFYASEEQAEPLDHGEGVTVALDPLDGSSNLKPNSPMGTIIAVYEGELPAGGDELLASGFVLFGPIMTMSVARNGTLTEYMVENGESEVITESVQLPEEPTVYGMGGRAPDWTPGFSAFIDEVEDEYKLRYGGSMVADVNQVLTYGGIFSYPALQSSPNGKLRLEFEGIPMAYIIECAGGASSDGTQSILDVEATEVHQRVPVHLGNEQLIDRVEAHLVDE
- a CDS encoding aminopeptidase gives rise to the protein MDSRIRQHAETIVDHSVDLQEGDRVVIQVPKEAEDLAVALHELCGERGAIPIWLAHSQRASRAYLRAGGEEYETPDHQQALFEETDAFIIARGGPNVTETSDVPPENNAAYKRAVRPVQEERLSKRWCLTQFPTSGHAQLAGMSTEGYENFVWDAVSLDWEAQREFQAQMVDRLDAADEVRIVAGEETDIRFSIAGNPTLNDYAEKNLPGGEVFTSPVVDSVEGSVYFDVPLYRQGRKIEDVRLTFEDGEVVDHSAESGEDLLTEILNTDDGARRIGEFGVGMNRAIDQVTYNMLFDEKMGDTIHLAVGSAYKDTVGEGNERNESAEHVDMIVDMSEDSRIELDGDIVQQDGTFVFEEE